In the genome of Monodelphis domestica isolate mMonDom1 chromosome 2, mMonDom1.pri, whole genome shotgun sequence, one region contains:
- the LOC100013008 gene encoding trafficking kinesin-binding protein 1 yields the protein VPLPSTHGHRPFPLTLAKLDDQGLPKGHLNVPEAAAFCDATTITELCNDVPEVEIITLLEEQLPHYKLRADSVFGYEHHDWIQTPMVPSDVPGHLTPTQIQETLQYFLLCSERVSQVTKTYHDIEAVTSLLEEKERDLELAARIGQSLLKQNCSLSKQNELLEDQLELAREEIAQLRHEVAMRDNLLHLYTDTVEESEPSSAAPTPLRHCDSSVSLQHCIQLDTLQQKLRGLEEENQQLRLEATSIVTETCQYEDQEQQLMLDCVEQFSEVSQQVALLSEELARKTEDQARQQEEISALLAQIVGLQQRCRAYGTEMEELQQHLASAREVQRKLRTEVQDLQEKYAECDGLLNEAQEELKKLRLQSLPSGTISHYNSVYSLPLDSLAAEIKGTMRKGTETPSSSDYRNVRRVFEMVKAVNQGSRSGSGSLHPLPGSPPSSVAGSPSGTPRPKHHCSDAPCGVLPLEEAPGEEEKKVGRPGTPGRQDLELALQRLTAWKEAQEAEPTLEKLGRDAESSSGVLTPSESLLSGSSDPLGGSIFSMGSLSYLPDKLQIVKPLEGSVTLHHWQQLAQPHLAGILDPRPGVLTKDFRQLEVDIEKVYSLQDPEEDEEEEKEMVTMTAASRAPLAKDKAYPLLLHSVNNLPQTPATYTITTCRLVCPSSDVTSVTPSLCHSTAPCCSPAEGISPIHPRPPQALMSLLKEQGISAVSKPTLFLPLAPGWRGWPLGSFGLARELHRDVPGAGGGKTSGFSINLVQKLRQLGLDRVVARGASKAWQVGAQEPPDPGPAAPRQGTG from the exons GTGCCATTGCCTTCTACCCATGGACACAGGCCTTTCCCTCTGACTCTGGCCAAACTGGATGACCAGGGCCTCCCAAAGGGACACCTGAATGTGCCTGAGGCAGCTGCCTTCTGTGATGCCACCACTATCACTG AGCTTTGTAATGATGTGCCAGAGGTGGAGATCATCACCCTCCTTGAGGAGCAGCTGCCCCATTACAAGCTCCGGGCTGATTCCGTCTTCGGCTATGAACATCATGATTGGATTCAGACTCCAATGGTACCCTCTGATGTCCCTGGACACCTGACACCCACCCAGATCCAGGAAACACTGCAATATTTCT TGCTCTGCTCCGAGAGAGTCAGCCAAGTCACCAAGACCTATCATGACATAGAGGCTGTGACCAGCCTTCTGGAAGAG AAAGAACGGGACTTGGAACTGGCAGCCCGGATTGGCCAGTCTTTGCTGAAACAGAATTGCTCCTTGTCCAAGCAGAACGAGTTACTGGAGGACCAGCTGGAGTTAGCCAGGGAGGAG ATTGCCCAGCTTCGGCACGAGGTTGCTATGCGTGACAATCTCCTCCACCTCTATACAGACACTGTTGAAGAAAGCGAGCCGTCCAGTGCGGCGCCCACGCC ACTTCGCCATTGTGATTCCTCAGTTTCTCTGCAGCACTGTATCCAGTTGGACACCCTGCAGCAAAAGCTGAGGGGCCTGGAGGAAGAGAACCAGCAGCTCAGGCTGGAG GCTACCAGCATCGTCACGGAGACATGTCAATATGAGGACCAGGAGCAGCAGCTGATGCTGGATTGTGTGGAGCAGTTCT cGGAGGTGAGCCAGCAGGTAGCTCTGTTGTCAGAGGAACTGGCCCGAAAGACCGAGGACCAGGCGCGTCAGCAGGAGGAGATCAGTGCGCTCCTGGCCCAGATTGTGGGGCTCCAGCAGCGGTGCCGGGCG TATGGGACAGAGATGGAAGAGCTTCAGCAGCACCTGGCATCAGCCAGAGAGGTCCAGAGGAAACTTCGGACAGAG GTGCAAGACCTACAAGAGAAATATGCCGAGTGTGATGGGTTGCTGAACGAAGCCcaggaagaacttaaaaaactcCGTCTCCAAAGCCTGCCTAGTGGCACGATCAGCCACTACAACAGTGTCTATAGCCTGCCACTG GATTCCCTGGCTGCAGAGATTAAAGGGACAATGAGAAAGGGAACCGAGACTCCTTCATCCTCGGATTACAG GAACGTGCGCCGAGTGTTTGAGATGGTGAAGGCTGTGAATCAGGGCAGCAGGTCAGGCAGTGGctctctccatcccctccccGGGTCTCCCCCATCCTCTGTGGCTGGCAGCCCCTCTGGCACCCCCCGTCCAAAACACCACTGCTCGGACGCTCCCTGTGGTGTTCTGCC GTTGGAGGAGGCCcctggagaggaagagaagaaggtggGTCGCCCAGGTACCCCCGGGCGCCAGGACCTGGAACTGGCCCTGCAGCGGCTCACAGCCTGGAAGGAGGCTCAGGAGGCAGAGCCAACCCTGGAGAAGCTGGGTCGGGATGCTGAGAGTTCTAGTGGAGTCCTGACTCCCAGTGAGAGCCTTCTGTCAGGCAGCTCCGATCCCCTTGGGGGCTCTATTTTCTCCATGGGCTCCCTCTCCTACCTGCCGGACAAACTACAGATTGTCAAGCCACTGGAAG GTTCAGTGACTCTTCACCACTGGCAGCAGCTGGCCCAGCCCCACCTGGCAGGGATCCTGGATCCTCGGCCTGGTGTGCTGACCAAGGACTTCCGTCAGTTAGAGGTGGATATAGAGAAGGTGTACAGCTTACAGGACCCtgaagaagatgaggaggaggagaaggagatggtGACGATGACAGCAGCATCCAGGGCTCCTCTGGCCAAGGATAAGGCCTATCCTCTAT TGTTGCATTCTGTTAACAATCTCCCCCAGACCCCAGCCACCTACACAATCACTACCTGCCGCCTGGTCTGCCCCTCTTCTGATGTCACCTCCGTCACCCCCAG CCTTTGCCATTCCACCGCCCCCTGCTGCAGTCCCGCAGAGGGCATAAGCCCCATCCATCCACGCCCTCCCCAGGCCCTGATGTCTCTTCTGAAGGAACAGGGAATCTCTGCTGTCTCCAAGCCTACATTGTTTCTGCCCCTAGCCCCAGGCTGGAGAGGCTGGCCTCTGGGAAGCTTTGGCCTAGCCAGGGAACTGCATCGGGATGTGCCAGGGGCAGGTGGAGGGAAGACCAGTGGCTTCAGCATCAATTTGGTACAGAAGCTACGGCAGCTGGGGCTAGACCGTGTGGTGGCCAGAGGAGCTTCGAAGGCATGGCAAGTAGGGGCTCAAGAGCCCCCTGACCCTGGCCCAGCAGCCCCCAGACAGGGGACAGGTTGA